In one window of Arachis ipaensis cultivar K30076 chromosome B06, Araip1.1, whole genome shotgun sequence DNA:
- the LOC110264190 gene encoding uncharacterized protein LOC110264190 isoform X2 — translation MAETSNPKTKTEPDLSRYYNVVTATGLGFQIGVAGDTAFQFLKGLHASPKGVSTFHRLGSACQNVRLRPYASILAAVVGSACALHKAHDKWLRPIQDIQDTQKVVLTKDQSPKGRFCETAYATGLNFHFGLIGGSAYHFLRALDGGGSPRLGCAFRAVRLNTLGVAGKFGAWSLLSDTLIYASSVALKRNYDDSWKTTIVADAAAIGLLSARRGLPAAAAFATLAGGMELLLAGLDHCLLQDNQPCKQKEGVEAEHVDNNIQDMNPTQQAEKTNTNMVEEQDNVGS, via the exons ATGGCTGAGACCTCCAATCCCAAAACCAAAACCGAACCGGATCTGAGTCGCTATTACAATGTTGTGACCGCAACAGGCCTTGGATTCCAGATTGGTGTAGCTGGGGACACTGCATTCCAGTTTCTTAAAGGCTTACATGCTTCTCCCAAAGGTGTTAGTACCTTCCACCGCCTTGGAAGCGCGTGCCAGAACGTGCGTCTCCGACCCTATGCAAGCATCCTCGCCGCCGTTGTTGGCAGTGCTTGTGCTCTTCACAAGGCCCACGACAAATGGCTACGCCCAATCCAGGATATTCAAGATACACAAAAAG TTGTTTTAACGAAGGATCAATCCCCGAAAGGGCGGTTTTGTGAAACTGCCTATGCAACTGGCTTGAATTTCCATTTCGGGCTTATTGGGGGCTCCGCCTACCACTTTCTCAGAGCATTGGACGGCGGTGGCTCCCCCCGCCTCGGTTGTGCGTTCCGCGCAGTGCGCCTCAACACGCTGGGTGTCGCCGGCAAGTTTGGTGCCTGGTCCCTACTCAGCGACACCTTAATATATGCATCGTCCGTTGCTCTTAAACGGAATTATGATGACTCATGGAAAACTACCATTGTTGCTGATGCTGCTGCCATAGGGCTGCTCTCAGCCCGCCGTGGCCTCCCTGCCGCTGCTGCCTTTGCCACCCTTGCCGGCGGTATGGAACTTCTTCTCGCGGGGCTGGACCATTGTCTTCTTCAAGATAACCAACCATGTAAACAAAAAG AAGGTGTAGAGGCAGAGCATGTGGATAATAATATTCAAGATATGAATCCAACTCAACAAGCTGAGAAGACAAACACAAACATGGTTGAAGAACAAGACAATGTTGGAAGCTAA
- the LOC110264190 gene encoding uncharacterized protein LOC110264190 isoform X1: MAETSNPKTKTEPDLSRYYNVVTATGLGFQIGVAGDTAFQFLKGLHASPKGVSTFHRLGSACQNVRLRPYASILAAVVGSACALHKAHDKWLRPIQDIQDTQKVVLTKDQSPKGRFCETAYATGLNFHFGLIGGSAYHFLRALDGGGSPRLGCAFRAVRLNTLGVAGKFGAWSLLSDTLIYASSVALKRNYDDSWKTTIVADAAAIGLLSARRGLPAAAAFATLAGGMELLLAGLDHCLLQDNQPCKQKACKEGVEAEHVDNNIQDMNPTQQAEKTNTNMVEEQDNVGS; this comes from the exons ATGGCTGAGACCTCCAATCCCAAAACCAAAACCGAACCGGATCTGAGTCGCTATTACAATGTTGTGACCGCAACAGGCCTTGGATTCCAGATTGGTGTAGCTGGGGACACTGCATTCCAGTTTCTTAAAGGCTTACATGCTTCTCCCAAAGGTGTTAGTACCTTCCACCGCCTTGGAAGCGCGTGCCAGAACGTGCGTCTCCGACCCTATGCAAGCATCCTCGCCGCCGTTGTTGGCAGTGCTTGTGCTCTTCACAAGGCCCACGACAAATGGCTACGCCCAATCCAGGATATTCAAGATACACAAAAAG TTGTTTTAACGAAGGATCAATCCCCGAAAGGGCGGTTTTGTGAAACTGCCTATGCAACTGGCTTGAATTTCCATTTCGGGCTTATTGGGGGCTCCGCCTACCACTTTCTCAGAGCATTGGACGGCGGTGGCTCCCCCCGCCTCGGTTGTGCGTTCCGCGCAGTGCGCCTCAACACGCTGGGTGTCGCCGGCAAGTTTGGTGCCTGGTCCCTACTCAGCGACACCTTAATATATGCATCGTCCGTTGCTCTTAAACGGAATTATGATGACTCATGGAAAACTACCATTGTTGCTGATGCTGCTGCCATAGGGCTGCTCTCAGCCCGCCGTGGCCTCCCTGCCGCTGCTGCCTTTGCCACCCTTGCCGGCGGTATGGAACTTCTTCTCGCGGGGCTGGACCATTGTCTTCTTCAAGATAACCAACCATGTAAACAAAAAG CATGCAAAGAAGGTGTAGAGGCAGAGCATGTGGATAATAATATTCAAGATATGAATCCAACTCAACAAGCTGAGAAGACAAACACAAACATGGTTGAAGAACAAGACAATGTTGGAAGCTAA
- the LOC107605615 gene encoding F-box/kelch-repeat protein At5g43190: MRINNNMIMKSSPRSSSTPMDPRIWSKLPPEILEYILSFLPLKTFLNLRSTCKSFWSLIFTPPFINKHSSSSSSSSSSPFSNFLFLSHPQFHHSHFTLYDCNHATWRNISLSLTTNDSSSLHHSSPSSSCFTTLVSSGGLFCLSDPTSCSLLVCNLLAKTSRKIEYPSFNLHLEHLTFVTTPKGYTIFVLFSHSSSSPSSSSSNVFVYDSKVLSWTRFEGRFGVNLGDNIRQHQGVYFNGGLYFATPEPFSVVKFDLGIGKLERPIGVLPNQVTFLRLVGDGGEGKKMYLVGGVGSNGISRSIKLWEFCEENDYGNYWNEVESLPDLMCRKFVSVCYHNYEHVYCFWHEGMICICCYTWPEILYYLVSRKTWHWLPRCPSLPLKCSCGFKWFSFVPNLYAAV; this comes from the coding sequence ATGAGAATCAACAACAACATGATCATGAAGAGTTCTCCAAGATCTTCTTCAACACCAATGGATCCAAGAATCTGGAGCAAGCTACCTCCAGAGATCTTAGAATACATCCTCTCTTTTCTTCCCCTCAAAACCTTCCTCAATCTCAGGTCAACTTGCAAGTCTTTCTGGTCTCTCATCTTCACTCCTCCTTTCATAAACAaacactcttcttcttcttcttcttcttcttcttcacctttCTCTAACTTCCTCTTCCTCTCACACCCTCAGTTCCACCATAGCCACTTCACTCTCTATGACTGCAACCACGCCACGTGGCGcaacatctccctctccctcaccACCAATGATTCTTCCTCCCTTCACCAttcttctccatcatcatcatgcTTCACCACACTTGTTTCATCCGGTGGGTTGTTCTGTCTCTCCGATCCAACCTCATGTTCTTTGCTTGTGTGCAATCTCTTGGCAAAAACTTCTAGAAAGATTGAATATCCAAGTTTCAATCTTCACCTTGAGCATCTCACTTTTGTTACAACCCCAAAAGGGTACACAATTTTTGTCCTTTTCTctcactcttcttcttctccttcttcaagTTCTAGTAATGTGTTTGTCTATGACTCAAAGGTGCTATCTTGGACAAGATTTGAAGGGCGTTTTGGGGTTAATTTAGGTGATAACATTCGCCAGCATCAAGGTGTTTACTTTAATGGGGGTTTGTATTTTGCAACCCCAGAGCCATTTTCTGTGGTGAAATTTGATTTGGGGATTGGGAAATTGGAGAGACCAATTGGGGTGTTACCAAATCAAGTTACATTCTTGAGATTGGTGGGGGATGGAGGAGAGGGTAAAAAAATGTACTTGGTTGGTGGGGTTGGGAGCAATGGAATCTCAAGGAGCATAAAATTGTGGGAGTTTTGTGAAGAAAATGATTATGGGAATTATTGGAATGAAGTTGAGAGTTTACCTGATCTTATGTGTAGGAAATTTGTGTCAGTTTGTTACCATAACTATGAACATGTTTATTGCTTTTGGCATGAAGGGATGATATGCATTTGTTGCTACACTTGGCCTGAGATTTTGTATTACTTGGTTTCAAGGAAGACATGGCATTGGCTTCCAAGGTGCCCTTCTTTGCCTCTCAAATGTAGCTGTGGATTCAAGTGGTTCTCTTTTGTTCCTAATCTCTATGCTGCTGTTTGA